The Prochlorococcus sp. MIT 1341 genomic interval TTTCAAAGCCAAATAGTAAATGGCCTAACGCAAGGAGCTGTAAAGGGATGACACTACATCTTAATAATGTTGGAGAAAAACTGAACAACAAATGGATTCTTAGGAATGTCTGCCTAAGTGTTAATGATGGTGAGATTATGGCACTTCTAGGACCCAGCGGATGCGGCAAAAGCAGTACACTAAGAGTTATAGCTGGACTAGATAAGCCCAACGAAGGCGATATTTATATTGACAATAAAAATGTAACTATGGAACCTCCTGTGAATAGAGGGGTTGCAATGGTATTTCAAAGTTATGCTTTATTTCCCCACCTATCAGTCAAAGAAAATTTATCACTTGGTCTTCGAATCCGTGGAATAAGCAGGAAACAGATTCAGACAAGGGTTTCGACAATGCTTTCTATTATGAAATTAGAAGAACATGTAGAACAACTTCCATCAAAATTATCTGGCGGGCAACGTCAGAGAGTTGCACTGGCAAGAGCCCTTTTAAGAGATCCTTCTGTGTACCTACTTGATGAACCAATGAGTAACTTAGACGCACAGCTCCGTGAAGATCTCAGACCTGAGCTAAGAAGTCTTATGCAAAATAGAAATAAGCCTGTTGTTTATGTAACCCACGACCAACATGAGGCAATGGCTTTAGCCAACAGGATTTCGATACTAAATAATGGATCCATTGAACAAACAGGGACTCCAAAAGAAATCTACACAAAACCATCTACATTATTTGTAGCATCATTCATTGGCAGTCCAAAGATAAACACGATAAATAGCACTAACAATATTGTTAGTGCTATTCGACCAGAAGACATATTCTTTTCAAAAACAGGAATTCCGTGCAAAATTATTGCTAATGAATGGCACGGTAAAAATCAGATTCTACTTTTGAAATCACCTAAGGGCATAATTAGAATGTTATGTGAAAAAGATGAATCCATCCCAGAAAATATACAAATAACATGGGATAAAGATAAAGAACATCATTTTGACATTTCTACAGGTAAAAGTGTTGAACAATAATTTAAATTTTTCCATAATATTAGCATCTATATACTAGAAAAAAGCTTATCTTCTAAAAAATAATTATGTGATAAAGACTTCAATGCTAAGTGATTTACTCCTTCTATATCAGTTGGAATTGAAAGAGTCTCATGCCAAACCTTGATGAGTTGATCAACATCAAAAGAAGCTTCTAAATCTATGCAGTTTGAATTTAAATATGCAGAGGCAGCTGAAACCTTAGGATCATAGCTTAAAGCACATGTTGGAGCTCCGCAAAGTTTTGCTAAAATGTATGCATGTAATCTCATTGGCAAAACAATAGTAGCCTTCTGAAAACAACATGTTGCTTTATCGAATGAAGTAGCATTTAAAGTAATAGTCTTAGTAAAAAGTCTTTTTGGAATTAATTCATGTTGACATAGATAGTTAAAGAATGGCTCATCCATTTTCCTATCAAAGGACATCCATACGACAGGTCTATTAAGATGAGTTTGAAAATAGTCAAGTGCTATAAATAATTTTTTCCATTTATAATTATCTATTACATTTGTTGGACGCCAACATATAACTATTGACTCGCCACCTATCCACTCCTTTCTAGGCAATTGCCAAGTAGGATCTGGTGCACAAATAACAGGTATATTTATATTCCATGATTTATATAATTCAAAGGATTTTTGATCGCGCAAGCTTATACTAGAGGCACAACAAATCGCCTTTTGGACTAGGAAAACACTTATTCTCCTTTGCAAGGGTCCAAGACCCTGTGCCCATAGGATTATCTTAACTCCCCTAAATTTTGCATAGAATATAACTGCTAGATAGTATAGAAGACTCCTATAACTAGTTTTGTCCTGTAAGAGATTGCCACCACCAAGTATTAATGTATCAACATTATTTATACTATTAAAAACAGCAATTGGATTTCTTCGATTGACATATTTGACATTCCTTGAAAGATCAACAGGCATAAAGTGTTGATTTGTAGTAATTAATAAATTCACACGATTGTCTATCGAATTTATCAAAATCTCCAATAACAAATCATCACCTAAATTCCGCTCTCCGTAATATCCGCATAAAAGTACCGATGAAGGCCTAGCCTTTAATGGCAACAAAAAGGTTTGGGGTTCAGGAATGTTTTGCACCATTACGACTCCCTAAGCTATAGCTATCGATCTAATCACTTGCACGCTCTCTCTCTTGGCACGTGGTGGATACACGTCACGACCTTATTCGAATGGATTCTTGCGATCGTACTAATTTTGCGATGGAGCATTCAAAACAACAAGCCCAACATGAAGTGGTTAGCACTAGCCATGTTGCCAAACCTAGCCAGTGCGATGGCCGCTATTACCTGGCACATTTATGACAATGCATCTTCCTTAAAAGGTTTAGTAGTTCTCCAATCTGGATTAACAGTTGTAGGAAACTTTTGCCTTGCAGCAGCAGCTTGGAATCTTGTCAGGACAAAAAACAAACAAAGTCAACCATCATGAAACTCCCTGATTTTGACGCATTACTTGCCTATCTAGGAGGCGTTGACCCAAGCCCCTTTTTTGTCCTTTCATTAATCCCCTACCTCGGATTCCTTTACTGGGCTGCAAAAAGCAAAGAAATCCCTCCAATCTCACTCTGGGGATTCCGGTTGACGCTTTTATTTGTTGCCATGACAATAGTTTTTGCAATTATTGCGAGCGTTAGCTATGGGGAAGAGCTGACAAACATTGACCCGCTGCATGGAGCTGCTGAAGCATTCTTAACATTAAG includes:
- a CDS encoding ABC transporter ATP-binding protein, which translates into the protein MTLHLNNVGEKLNNKWILRNVCLSVNDGEIMALLGPSGCGKSSTLRVIAGLDKPNEGDIYIDNKNVTMEPPVNRGVAMVFQSYALFPHLSVKENLSLGLRIRGISRKQIQTRVSTMLSIMKLEEHVEQLPSKLSGGQRQRVALARALLRDPSVYLLDEPMSNLDAQLREDLRPELRSLMQNRNKPVVYVTHDQHEAMALANRISILNNGSIEQTGTPKEIYTKPSTLFVASFIGSPKINTINSTNNIVSAIRPEDIFFSKTGIPCKIIANEWHGKNQILLLKSPKGIIRMLCEKDESIPENIQITWDKDKEHHFDISTGKSVEQ
- the csaB gene encoding polysaccharide pyruvyl transferase CsaB, encoding MVQNIPEPQTFLLPLKARPSSVLLCGYYGERNLGDDLLLEILINSIDNRVNLLITTNQHFMPVDLSRNVKYVNRRNPIAVFNSINNVDTLILGGGNLLQDKTSYRSLLYYLAVIFYAKFRGVKIILWAQGLGPLQRRISVFLVQKAICCASSISLRDQKSFELYKSWNINIPVICAPDPTWQLPRKEWIGGESIVICWRPTNVIDNYKWKKLFIALDYFQTHLNRPVVWMSFDRKMDEPFFNYLCQHELIPKRLFTKTITLNATSFDKATCCFQKATIVLPMRLHAYILAKLCGAPTCALSYDPKVSAASAYLNSNCIDLEASFDVDQLIKVWHETLSIPTDIEGVNHLALKSLSHNYFLEDKLFSSI
- a CDS encoding DUF2499 domain-containing protein; translated protein: MHALSLGTWWIHVTTLFEWILAIVLILRWSIQNNKPNMKWLALAMLPNLASAMAAITWHIYDNASSLKGLVVLQSGLTVVGNFCLAAAAWNLVRTKNKQSQPS
- a CDS encoding DUF3593 domain-containing protein, giving the protein MKLPDFDALLAYLGGVDPSPFFVLSLIPYLGFLYWAAKSKEIPPISLWGFRLTLLFVAMTIVFAIIASVSYGEELTNIDPLHGAAEAFLTLSDALIALGFLGIGKKNLVNNS